The segment ATCACAGCTCCTGTCCTGCCCCTCTCCAACATCTCACCCAGGTGACAGTTTGAGCACCTCTTGTCCAACCTCCAGTCAAACAGAATTAAGGAAGAATTAAAAACTCAATGAGCCTAATAATTAAACTTTAATGGAGGACATAAAGTAACTTGACACCCTCTAAAAGCTATAGGCAGCCACCATAACAGCAGTACCAATCTGTCCACGTTCCCCTAAAAGTAAAGACATTTCACCTGCAGTAGCATACAGCCACTGTCATGACAAAAATTGTGTTGCACAAATTGGAATGTGTGTTTGGCTCATCAACCCAAACATTAACCAAGAATATGTACAATTATAATCCATGCCCTCTGTGTTTAACAGTTTAATGTAAAGTCTAATGCTTTTTTCCCACACTTCATACactaaatgaaaaacagcatgaGACAATGGAAGTACTGCAGGCTAAAGACGTTAAGCGGTGAATAGATGAAAGGAAAGAAGCTGAACAAACAATCCAAAaatctcattaatgtacactgcTCAAGATCTGCAATGTTTGTTCAAATGCAGCTTGGACTACATTACTCACAAAAATGTGTACCGTCTAATTAACCATTAGTTTGGAACACAATTGATACAACTCAGTGTTGTTCCGTAAAACCAGTCTTTTGATAACAATGACCAGAAAGCATGGCAATGAGCAGAGTTACCCAAATCCTAGAGGTTTTAGGGGCAAACATTTTTTCCAAATCATCATATTGtattaaaactaactaacaaagtgaaccatcacattttaatctgttttcatttcatttaattttaattttaattttaattttaatttttaattttcatttcattaaatgaacaaaaaatatatgtttCAATGAATGCGATGAATGCAAGAATTAATGTGAGCCAACTGCTGGGACCTTCTGAAAATTATATCAGGCGTTTAGTATTTCTTTCCATCCTTTGgacacactgacagactgcTAAACAGAACAAATTGCCCCCTGGTTAATATGTACTGTAGCTGAATCAGAGATGGGAAGTCTGGCAGCATTAACAGCTGAAGTGCTTGGCTTTGCTACAATAGTATTCAACCATTTAAAACCAAATGTTCCCTCCTGAACCTACTTTCCATTGTTATATGCCAATTTCTCTTATAACACAACAGAAACACTACCAACTGCCTCAACCTTGATTTAAAGTATTGACGTGAAAGAGTGTGGATTTATACTACATATGCCTGCAATAAAATGGGCGGAAAGTGCAATCGAGGAGGTTTCGAGCCTGCCACATAGTATAACAAGAGCATGTGCTCTTGCCGACTCTTGCCATGAATGGTATAGTGACTTCACTGATAACGGACTGATCGATCACAGGACtcaagacaaacaacaaacaaattgcACAATAACTACTACAAGTACTTTATTCataaaaaggtcaaaatgttAATAAAGCAAGACAACTGCCATGACATTTAGGTGTGCCAGGTGGTTGTTAGGTGTCCTACTagacatatttttcttttatgtgaTGCTGAAAATGATTCAGAATGGCAAGTTACCCAATCCACAGCAGGCTGCATATTTATATAATAGATTAAATTCAAAAGCCAAAATCAACGGAACTGTCTGTTTGGCACATCTATTAATCTTGCATAAATTACAGAGCCTTGATTTCACTCAAGATGCCTACCGACAGTAGACTGAAatgagtttttgtgttttttaaaatactgcATGAGGAAGGAAAAGtaacaaaacacagctgcagagagCAGAAATATGCATGAGTTTAAATATAATGTTAGCTTCTAGATTTATACAGCTTTGATCTGTGATTATCAAATCCATACCGTAGCTGCAAAATGGCCTTAAGAATCTGCCACAGAGGCAAAAGGTAAAGCAATACTTTACCacctctgactgtgtgtgtaggttGTGATCCAACTGCAGAAAATTACATAACAGTAGCACAAATCTCTttgttatctctctctctccttctataTCCTGAgatttttgccaactttgccCTGACAGCAACACCGCATGTCACCAGCAGTCATTAAAGCAAACATACAATTGATGAACAGaaccaaattaaaatgaatccaTTCATTAACCTTATGCTCTACACACACAAGGTAGGCCAAAGAGGTGGAATGGCAAAGAAGCACAAATTGAAATAATTCAATGATCCACCCTAAAAATAAGACCTTGTGTTTAACCTAACATTAATCTAATTCAGTTTAACATTTATCTCAATCATAGTCATTATTTGTCCAATTCCTCATGAACTGGCACTTTCCAAATCTGAACAGTAGAGGGCAGCCATGGACAACTTAACAGCTTGACTGCCCTGAAGCTGCAAATAGAGAACAGGTTATCAGCCAAAATCCTTACCAGCATTGACGATGGCATCCACCTCCAACACGGTGATATCTCCTTTGTAGAGAGACACTTTATCACTCAGTCCTCCTCCACCTGTCAGCTCTTTCCCTTCCTCTTTGTcattggctaaaaaaaaaaaaatgaacatgtcagGGTGTGACTTTTTGTTCTCTTTTAGTAGCTTTCTGTGAAATCATATGgtggatactctaaattgactgtaggtgtgagtgtgagagtaaatggttgttcatttctgtatgttggctctatgatggactggcgacctgagTGTACCCCGCATTtctcctatgtcagctgggattggctgcaACCTGACACGTCAACCAAGCATTATTAAAAACTACTTTGTTGAGTGCCTTCACTACAAGTTGAGACAAGGAATATGTGCAATAAGAGCCTCCTACACTGCCATATGGAGTCATTACATacgaaaaaacaacaacaaatgtcatAAATCAACTACCAGCATTGGAACATGTGATTTTATGTGAGCTTCTGTAAAAATGCAGGACAGTACATTGAGTCTTTTGAGACCAGAAacttatttttaacttcttcaAATTGCATCAGTCCTTATGTTACAGGATGTTTTTTTACTCTAAAATTAAAACTCACGACTTAGCAATATTAATACAAGATTGTCTGAAGAACAGCATTGCACTGGTTTTTGaaaggtttttcaaaatgactATATATCCTATTTGTCCATAAATTGATCTTGTGCTTTATTTTGACGGTACTTATGTCCTCTGGGTTGATTGCCTAATTTTCAGTGTAAATATGGGAATTGCTTTACATTCATTGAAGCCAGATCTGACATTA is part of the Solea senegalensis isolate Sse05_10M linkage group LG15, IFAPA_SoseM_1, whole genome shotgun sequence genome and harbors:
- the LOC122782096 gene encoding ADP-ribose glycohydrolase MACROD2-like, yielding MSKKKKDWKTEKERLLRLDCEERRKEYRRQDFISLDKIPSWREENRANDKEEGKELTGGGGLSDKVSLYKGDITVLEVDAIVNAGWTRGAQTVTWVRCWRGAGQEL